A single region of the Triticum dicoccoides isolate Atlit2015 ecotype Zavitan chromosome 2B, WEW_v2.0, whole genome shotgun sequence genome encodes:
- the LOC119363824 gene encoding probable receptor-like protein kinase At1g30570 has product MKSSANFLSILVLLVFLAAGNARAQPQPILINCGSDSTTSVDARTWIGDSSPSNNFTLSFPGAIASAAPAPGVDGEQDPYGDLYKTARVFNASSSYRLAVAPGSYFLRLHFSQQFANLGAQEPIFNVAANGLRLLSKFSVHGEISWRDSQINSTSSVIVKEYLLNVTSGKLGIEFTPDEGSFAFINAMEVLPVSGTSIFDSVNKVDGHGLKGPFSLDGGGIETMYRLCVGCIDVLARKEDPELWRRWDKDEHFIFSLNAASSIFNSSNISYVSADDPTVAPLRLYQSARVPTESSVLGKKFNVSWSFNIDPGFDYLVRLHFCELQYDKAEQRKFKIYINNKTAAEGYDVFARAGGKNKAFYEDFLDAASPQMDTLWVQLGSESSAGSAAADALLNGMEIFKVSREGNLAHPTVRIGGISGGARKPKRSPKWVLIGAASGLIIFIAIAGALYFCFNLQRKKNSSANKAKDNLHGVTHTRSPTLRTAGAFGSKRMGRRFTIAEIRTATVNFDESLVIGVGGFGKVYRGIMEDGTRVAIKRGYTDSHQGQGVKEFETEIEMLSRLRHRHLVPLIGYCDEQNEMVLVYEHMANGTLRSHLYGSDLPALTWKQRLEICIGAARGLHYLHTGLDRGIIHRDVKTTNILLDDNLVAKMADFGISKDGPALDHTHVSTAVKGSFGYLDPEYYRRQQLTPSSDVYSFGVVLFEVLCARPVINPTLPRDQINLADWALNRQRHRLLETIIDLRLDGNYTLESIKIFSEIAEKCLADEGVNRPSMGEVLWHLESALQLEQGHPQSTNGDGCSDPQLKPSDVPTRVACIKEVEQSTRPGSHDSDGQVVDVKIEVP; this is encoded by the coding sequence ATGAAATCTTCCGCGAATTTCCTGTCGATCCTGGTGCTGCTGGTGTTCCTGGCCGCGGGGAATGCGCGAGCGCAGCCCCAGCCGATCCTCATCAACTGCGGCTCGGATTCCACCACCAGCGTCGATGCCAGGACATGGATTGGGGATTCTTCCCCTTCCAACAACTTCACGCTCAGCTTCCCGGGAGCCATCGCCTCGGCGGCTCCGGCTCCGGGAGTTGATGGAGAACAGGACCCGTACGGAGATTTGTACAAGACCGCCCGTGTCTTCAACGCCTCCTCCAGCTACAGGCTCGCCGTCGCCCCCGGGAGCTACTTCCTCCGCCTCCATTTCAGCCAGCAGTTCGCCAATCTCGGCGCCCAGGAGCCCATCTTCAATGTCGCGGCAAATGGCCTGAGGCTGCTCTCCAAGTTCAGTGTCCACGGAGAGATTTCTTGGAGGGATTCCCAGATCAATTCAACTAGCAGCGTCATCGTCAAGGAGTACCTTCTCAATGTCACTTCTGGTAAACTGGGCATTGAGTTCACCCCCGATGAAGGATCCTTCGCCTTCATCAATGCCATGGAGGTTCTACCTGTGTCTGGCACCTCAATTTTTGATTCAGTCAACAAGGTGGACGGTCATGGGTTGAAAGGCCCTTTTAGCCTCGACGGCGGCGGGATCGAGACCATGTACAGGCTGTGTGTGGGATGCATCGATGTACTGGCGAGGAAAGAGGATCCAGAATTGTGGAGGAGGTGGGATAAAGATGAGCATTTCATATTCTCTCTCAACGCCGCGAGttccatcttcaactcttccaacaTAAGTTATGTGTCTGCTGATGATCCCACAGTAGCCCCTTTGAGGCTCTATCAGAGTGCAAGGGTGCCAACAGAGAGTTCGGTCTTGGGAAAGAAGTTCAATGTCTCATGGAGCTTTAACATTGACCCTGGCTTTGATTACTTGGTCCGGCTGCATTTCTGCgagctgcagtatgacaaggctgaGCAACGCAAGTTCAAGATTTACATAAACAACAAGACCGCTGCAGAGGGCTATGATGTGTTTGCCAGAGCTGGAGGGAAGAACAAGGCCTTTTATGAAGACTTCCTTGATGCTGCCTCACCGCAGATGGACACTCTTTGGGTTCAGCTGGGGTCTGAGTCTTCAGCAGGTTCCGCGGCTGCTGATGCTCTTCTGAATGGCATGGAGATCTTTAAGGTCAGCCGGGAAGGAAATCTTGCCCATCCAACCGTCAGGATTGGAGGCATCAGTGGCGGCGCAAGGAAACCAAAACGGAGCCCCAAGTGGGTGCTAATTGGTGCTGCTTCCGGTCTGATAATTTTTATCGCAATTGCTGGTGCTCTTTATTTCTGTTTCAATCTGCAAAGGAAGAAAAATAGTTCGGCCAACAAAGCCAAGGACAATCTCCATGGTGTTACACATACCCGTTCTCCAACTCTTCGCACGGCTGGGGCATTTGGGAGCAAAAGGATGGGCAGGCGGTTCACCATTGCAGAAATCAGAACAGCCACCGTGAACTTTGATGAGTCCTTGGTGATTGGGGTTGGAGGCTTTGGCAAGGTCTACAGGGGTATAATGGAGGATGGCACTCGGGTGGCAATTAAGAGGGGTTATACAGATTCTCACCAGGGTCAGGGTGTGAAGGAATTCGAAACTGAGATCGAGATGCTCTCAAGGTTGCGGCACCGGCACCTTGTGCCCTTGATTGGCTATTGTGATGAGCAAAACGAGATGGTCTTAGTTTATGAGCACATGGCAAATGGCACATTAAGGAGCCATCTTTATGGAAGTGACCTTCCTGCTCTTACATGGAAGCAAAGGCTCGAAATATGTATCGGCGCAGCACGAGGGCTTCACTACCTTCACACTGGGCTTGACAGGGGTATAATCCACAGGGATGTCAAGACTACCAACATTTTGTTGGACGACAACCTTGTTGCCAAGATGGCAGATTTTGGCATCTCAAAAGATGGTCCAGCTTTAGATCATACTCATGTTAGTACTGCTGTCAAAGGGAGTTTTGGTTACCTCGATCCAGAGTACTATAGGAGACAGCAGTTAACGCCAAGTTCAGATGTGTACTCTTTTGGTGTCGTGCTGTTTGAAGTGCTGTGTGCTCGACCAGTCATAAATCCAACCCTGCCAAGAGACCAAATAAACCTTGCTGACTGGGCTCTCAACAGGCAAAGGCACAGGTTACTTGAGACCATAATCGACCTTCGATTGGATGGAAATTACACACTGGAGTCCATCAAGATATTCAGCGAGATAGCAGAAAAATGCCTCGCAGATGAGGGGGTGAACCGGCCTTCGATGGGCGAAGTCCTCTGGCACCTAGAGAGTGCTTTGCAGTTGGAACAAGGTCATCCGCAAAGCACAAATGGTGATGGTTGCTCAGACCCTCAACTGAAGCCTTCTGATGTACCTACCCGTGTGGCGTGCATCAAAGAAGTTGAGCAATCCACTCGTCCAGGCTCCCACGATTCAGATGGGCAAGTTGTTGATGTCAAGATTGAGGTGCCATGA
- the LOC119363825 gene encoding photosystem II 10 kDa polypeptide, chloroplastic-like, whose protein sequence is MATSIMASMALKSSPSPFSGQSQLQRIQPSARSSSFRVMSKKAKKVQTSQPFGPGGGLELKDGVDASGRLAKGKGVYQFASKYGANVDGAAQYITQKNGLQVVTTMREERHGCCSGWLLLLEFCWVVLCLFTILVLWLLEAWYRKPDYVPCKDLHHLG, encoded by the exons ATGGCGACCTCGATCATGGCTTCTATGGCTCTGAAATCATCTCCATCGCCATTTTCTGGGCAGTCGCAGCTCCAGCGCATCCAGCCTTCAGCACGATCATCATCTTTCAGAGTAATGTCCAAAAAGGCAAAGAAAGTTCAGACTTCTCAGCCTTTCG GGCCCGGGGGAGGATTGGAACTGAAAGATGGTGTTGATGCATCTGGAAGGCTAGCCAAG GGGAAGGGCGTCTACCAGTTTGCCAGCAAGTATGGAGCAAATGTTGATGGGGCAG CCCAATATATAACCCAGAAGAATGGTCTCCAAGTGGTGACTACTATGCGGGAG GAAAGACATGGTTGTTGCTCTGGGTGGCTACTCTTGCTGGAATTCTGCTGGGTGGTGCTCTGCTTGTTTACAATACTAGTGCTTTGGCTTCTTGAAGCCTGGTATCGGAAACCAGATTATGTACCATGCAAGGATTTACATCATCTAGGGTAG